The Christiangramia flava JLT2011 region TACATGAGTATGGATTATATGGGACAATCTATGGATCAGACCATGGCCAATACCGCTTTTAACGGAACCGGAAACTGGAGTATTGATGGCAACTCGATGAAATTGAGCAACCAGGTTGCCAGTTTTAACAACCAGTATGTTCAACAGGCAGAAGTGCAATCTATGACCATCGAAGAACTGACCAGCTCGAGAATGGTCCTCACATTTGACGTCACTCAGGACATGAGCCAGATGGGCATCGATTACAGTGTGAGCATGAAAGGTAAGCAGGTGTACACCCGTTAAAAGGTTATGCCATTCCTGCTGTTTTCGCCTGGAACTCTCCGGGCGAAACACTTTTTCGGGCTTTAAAAACACGGTTGAAATAAGACCTACTCTCAAAACCACACTCCAGATACACTTCCTTAATCATCTTTTTAGGGTTCTGTAGCAGGCTCACAGCGAGTTTAATGCGCT contains the following coding sequences:
- a CDS encoding lipocalin family protein, whose protein sequence is MKNFKNVTFAILVIFVAVSCSKDDKPSVNSSDAVGKWKLQEYYYSGDSQGSYDGMDLSSSYSVTTENSDAYLELLEDNTFKATGSIDFYMSMDYMGQSMDQTMANTAFNGTGNWSIDGNSMKLSNQVASFNNQYVQQAEVQSMTIEELTSSRMVLTFDVTQDMSQMGIDYSVSMKGKQVYTR